A segment of the Butyrivibrio fibrisolvens genome:
ATCGTAGACAGTGGTAAATTCGACTGGAAGGCATCAGGTAAGTTCCCTCAGTTCACAGAGCCTAACGCAAGCTATCACGGAGTATCCTTCGTAGATGCAGCAGGCCCTGCAGCATTTGTAACATATATTAGAGCTATCCTTCTTCGTGATACAGGAGCTACACTTGCACCTATCAGTGCATGGATCCTCCTTCAGGGACTTGAGACACTTTCTCTTCGTCTTGAAAGACATGCTGAGAATACCAAGAAGGTTGTAGAGTTCCTTGCGAACCACCCTCTTGTAGAGAAAGTAAATCATCCTTCTCTTCCAGAGCATCCTGATCACGAGCTTTATAACAAGTATTTCCCTAATGGTGGAGCTTCTATATTCACATTCAACATTAAGGGCGGTCAGAAGGAAGCATACGCATTCATCGATGGACTTAAGATCTTCTCACTTCTTGCAAACGTTGCAGATGTTAAGAGCCTTGTTATCCATCCTTACGATACAACACATGCAGAAATGACTCCTGAGCAGCTTGAGGAAGCCGGAATCTACCAGAACACAATTCGTCTCTCAATCGGAACAGAGCACATCGACGATATTCTCTGGGATCTTGAGCAGGGCTTCAAGGCTGTAGAGCAGGTTAGTCCAGAACTTGTGGAAGAAGCAGTTTGATACATGCTTAGAAATGTGTAACAACAAATAAATTGCCATTATTTATTAGCTAAAAAGTATAATTGCCAATACTTTTTATATACCTCTTAAAATCTTTTACCAATAAAATCTCCTATACCTAAAAATACCTGAGGGCCGCTTGTCCGGTGACATTAGTCATACGGAGGGCGGCTTTCTTGATGCAATATTTATTGACAGGTCTTTGGGTTGAGTATATATTACCTAGTGGATCAGTAGGAAAATATAATTGAGGTTACCAATGATATATCTTGATCATGCGGCTACAACTCGTCCGGAACCTGAAGTTGTTGAAGCCATGATTCCTTTTTTAAGAGATAATTATATGAATCCGTCAGCTTTCTATCAGCCTGCCGTAAGGACCAGAATGCAGGTGGAGAAGGCCAGGAGGTCTATTGCGCAGTTTATTAATGCTCCATATGACAGCATCGTTTTTACAAGCGGCGGTACAGAGTCTGATAACTGGGCTATCCGCATGGGCGCAAAAATAAGCGAAGATAAGGGAAAGCACATAATAACAACTAAGATCGAACACCCGGCTGTGCTCAATACGGTTCGCTTCATGGAAGAGCAGGGATATGATGTGACATATCTTGATGTTGACAGTACAGGTCGCATCGATCTTGATGATCTGAAGAGTGCTATTAGAGAGGATACTGTTCTTATTTCGATAATGCATGCCAATAATGAGATAGGTACCATCCAACCCATTGAGGAGATTGGAAAGATTGCCCATGAACATGGTATTCTTTTCCATACAGATGCAGTGCAGACTTTTGGCCATATCAAGATAGACGTATCTGACTGCAACATCGATCTTCTTAGCGCCAGCGCTCACAAGCTGTATGGACCAAAAGGAATCGGCCTTCTTTATATAAGAGACAGAAAAAAGTTTGCAAAGCTGTTATTTGGCGGAAGTCAGGAGCTTGGACTTCGCCCCGGAACTGAGAATGTTGCTGATATTATCGGCTTTGCCAAGGCCGTGGAAATAGCTGAAAGCGCAGTGGAAAGCGATCATGAAAACCAGAATGCTCTAAGAGAAGAACTTAAAAGTTCTATATTAAAAGAAATCCCCGGAGCTGTTATCAATGAAAACGAAAAAGAGCATCTTCCAGGAACATTAAATGTAACTTTTCCTTCAGTCAGCGCCGAAACAATTCTTATAAGGCTTGATATGAACGGAATCTGCGCATCAGCAGGAAGCGCCTGTAGTGCAGGTGCCTTAGAACCGTCACATGTTCTGACTTCTATTGGCAAGAGCGATGATGAAGCTAAAAGGACAATTCGTTTTAGTATTGGCAGAGAGAATACTAAAGATGATATAGTAAAGACGGTAGAAGTGCTCAAAGCACTTTTGACACCTACCTCATAATATGATGATGGCTTTAATTTATCTTTTTATTAGGGCAGGTTATTATCTGAATTAGACAAGGATAGATATGAAAGAAAAAGTTGTAGTAGGAATGTCAGGTGGCGTTGATTCATCAGTTTGCGCCTGGCTTTTAAAAGAACAGGGATATGAAGTCATCGGAGCTACCATGCAGATATGGCAGTCTGATGAATGTAAGATAGAAAAAGAAGGAAGCTGCTGCGGAATCTCTGCTGTAGAGGATGCAAGGAGAGTAGCAGAGTGTCTGGACATCCCTTATTATGTAATGAATTTCAGGCAGGAGTTCAGGCGTGATGTTATAGACCGCTTCACGGGCTCATATTTGAAGGGCCTTACTCCAAACCCATGTATCGCATGTAACAGGTATGTTAAGTGGGGAGCCTTCCTTGAACGCTCAAGAGAAATTGGTGCAAACTTTCTTGCAACAGGTCATTATGCAAGAGTAGAACAGCTTCCTAACGGAAGATATTCTGTTAGAAGGTCTGTAACCTCCGAAAAGGATCAGACCTACGTTCTCTATAACCTGACTCAGGAAGAACTTGCTCATACACTTATGCCTGTTGGAGAATACACTAAGCCTCAGATAAGAAAGTTTGCAGAAAAGCTCGGACTTCCTGTTGCACACAAGAAGGACAGTCAGGATATCTGCTTTGTAGAAGACGGCGATTATGCACGCTTTATTAAGGATGAGACAGGAAGCCTTGGTAAGAGCGGTGTATTCAAAACTACAGATGGACAGGTTGTAGGAAAGCATACAGGAACAGTTCAGTATACAATAGGTCAGCGTAAGGGCCTTGGCGTAGCACTTGGCCGTCCTGTGTATGTTACAGATATAAATGTAGAGTCAGGCGAAGTAATACTTGGTTCAAACGATGATCTCTTTAGCGACGTTGTATATGCAACAGATATAAATCACATGGGTGAAGAGCATTTTGATGAGAATAAGACTTACACTGCAAAGGTCAGATATTCACAGACAAGCGTTCCCTGCCATGTTAAGTATGTAGATGACAATACAATCCGTATTGAATTTGAAGAAAAGGTAAGAGCTGCAACACCCGGTCAGGCAGCAGTTGTCTATGATAGTGAGTTTATAGCGGGCGGCGGAATGATCATCAGAGATAACAGATAAGTTTTGATGTTGCAATATTATAAATGTTGTAAGTACAAGATAAGCTTTCGGTATTTAAGTTACCGGAAGCTTTTTTGCTGTGCATAATAATCTGGAAAAAAAGATTTGATGATCATGTATCTTTACAGTTGTATTAGCGATTCCGATATAGAAAAAGAATTTGATAAAAATTAATATTTTTTGCATATTTATACTTTCCATGATGTTAAAATTGTGATATAGTTTCTCTTGCATAAAAATAAATCAAATAGGAATAAATATACATGAAGAAAAAATTATTTTCCGTATTAGCTATTATCATGATGCTGAGTGCAGCAGGCTGCAGCTCAGATAACAACAGCAAAGTAGTTGAATCAATCGACGATCTTCCGGGAGCATCCATAGGTGTTCAGCTTGGTACAACAGGCGATATCTATGCAAGTGATTATGAAGCTCCGGAGTATGGTTCAACCGTTGAGAGATTTAATAAAGTTACAGATGCTGTCCAGGCTCTTAAGCAGGGCAAAATTGACTGCGTAATTGCAGATGAGCAGCCGGCCATTGCTTCAATAGAGAATGAAGCTAGTCTTGTTATACTTGATGAGCCGTTTGCATTGGAAGATTATGCAATGGTTGTTGCCAAGGATAATGATGCTCTTCTTGAAGATATTAACGGAGCGCTTGCCGAGCTTCAGGCAGATGGCACAGTAGATAGCATAATTGCAAACTACATAGGTGATGCGACTAAGGGTAAAAGTCCATATGTAATTCCTGAGGGAACTACTTATGAGAACGGCACACTTGTAGTAGCTACCAATGCAGCTTTCAAGCCGTATGAGTTCTATGAAGGAAATGATATTGTCGGAATTGATATCGATATAATCCGTGCTATCGGTGATAAGCTCCACATGAATATAGAGATTGAAGACATGGAGTTTGATGCTATCATCAATGCAGTCAGCTCCCACAAAGCAGACGTCGGCATCGCCGGAATGACAATGACCGAGGAACGTGCCAAGTCTATCAATTTTTCATCACCCTATGTAACCAGTAAGCAGGTAATGATCGTAAAAGGTAATAATTCATCTGCTGTAGAAGCGAGCTTCATAGCGAAGATCAAACAGAACTTTGTTGAGAACGACAGATGGATATACATCCTTTCAGGTCTTAAGAATACTTTGATCATTGCACTTTGCGCAGTAATCCTTGGTGTATTTATCGGATTCCTTGTTGGAGTCGTAAGGGTTACTCATGATAAAGCAGGTAAGCTTCCGATACTTAACACTATCTGTAAAGCCTACCTTACTATCATCCGCGGAACGCCTGCAATGATCCAGCTTCTTATCATTTACTACGTAGTATTCCAGTCTGTAAATGTATCCAAGATACTTGTTGCAGTTATCGCCTTTGCCATTAACTCAGGTGCATATGTTGCCGAGATCATGAGAGGCGGAATCATGTCGGTTGATAACGGCCAGACTGAGGCAGGACGAAGCCTCGGCCTTAGCTATCGCCAGACTATGATCTACATCATCCTTCCTCAGGCTATCAAGAACGTACTTCCGGCACTTGCAAACGAGTTCATCACTCTTATCAAGGAGACATCGATCTGCGGTTACATCGGCCTTATGGATCTTACAAGAGGCGGAGATATCATCAGAAGCCAGACTTATGAAGCCTTTCTTCCTCTTATTGCAGTAGCGATCATCTATCTCATCATCGTTGAGATACTGACCGTACTTGTAGGTAAGTGGGAAAAGAGCCTTCGCAAGTCAGAGAGATGAGATTAAAAGAAGATACATTATAATATCAATTCTTTTAATCAAAGATAAAGAATAATAATCAAAGATAAAATGGTTAAAAGTAATAATGAAAAATGATTATCAAAAGTAATAGTCATACGACTATTTACATGAGAAACAGAGGTAGAAATCTTGAGCGGAAATGTAAATGATCAGATCTTAATAGAGGTCAAAAATCTTTCTAAGTCCTTTGATGATAACAGCGTACTTGAAAATGTAAATCTTCAGATCAAAAAGGGCGAAGTTGTAGCTATCATCGGACCTTCAGGTTGTGGTAAGTCAACTTTTATCAGAACTCTTAACCAGCTTGAAAAGGTATCAGGCGGTAATATATATCTGGATGGAGAAGATATCACATCCAAGGAAGCAAATATCAACGATATCAGAAGAAGAGTGGGAATGGTATTCCAGCATTTTAATCTTTTTCCACATCTGACCATCCTTAATAATCTTACACTTGCACCTGTAAAGCTTGGAATCATGTCCAAGAAAGAGGCTGAAGAAAAGGCATGTGAACTCTTAAAAAGAGTTGGACTTTATGATAAAAAAGATGCATACCCTGACAGTCTTTCCGGTGGACAGAAGCAGAGAATCGCAATAGCAAGATCTCTTGCTATGAATCCTGAAGTAATGCTCTTTGATGAGCCCACATCTGCTCTTGATCCTGAGATGGTCGGGGAAGTTCTGTCACTAATGAAGGAACTTGCAGATGATGGTATGACAATGGCAGTTGTAACTCATGAGATGAGATTTGCAAGAGAGGTTGCCGACAGAGTACTATTCTTCGATGAAAAGGGAATCAAGGAAGAGGGAACTCCCGAAGAGATCTTCGAAAATCCAAAGAGCGACAGACTTAAGGAATTTTTGTCGAAAGTACTGTGAGGGTGTAGCGTGAGGCGGCAGATGCCCCTGATATAATCCTCAAGCTACCTTGCCACTCGTCGTAGGGGCTGTGGCTGTACGCGCCTTACGATGTCTTTAAAATTAAAATATTGTACGATTTAACATACGATGCCCCTGAACACTCCTCGTACGGATTACGCTCGAGGATTATATCAGGGGCATCTGCCTTGTCTACGTCTATTTTTCAGACAATTAGAGAGCTATTTTTTGGATAGTATATTTCAATAAGTATTCGTGCTTTCGGTAAACTTAAGTAGAAATGCTTTAGTATAGTTTTTGTAGGGCTGTTTGAGGTGGATTTCGAATCCATGCATGTCCATTACCTGCTTGGCGACGGATAGGCCGAGGCCGCTTCCTCTGTTCTTGGAGCGGGAGTCTTCGCCTTTGACGAAGGGTTCGAAAAGTTCTTCTTCGGATTTTGTTATTGCATCGCCGCTGTCAGCTACGGCGAGGAATTCGACACCGGCAAGTTTTGTGATTTCAAAACCTACTTTTATTCCGGAAGGGTTATGACGGATGATGTTGATTATCAGGTTTTCTATAACTCTTTTTAGGTGGAGTTCGTCGGCACTTATATAGAAGGTATCTTCAGGGATATTTATATCTACTTCCATTCCGGCGTCTTCTAGGTCTGTATAGCTGTTTGCGATTATTTCGGTAAGGAAAGCATGGAGATCTATTTTTTTTCTGTCTAAGGTGAATCCGGCACTTCCGACTCTGACGTATTCAAATAGTAAAGTTATGAGTTCGGTCATTCTCTTTGACTTTGAAGCTATTGCGGTAAGATACTCTTTTTTCTGAGCATCATCTTTGACCATGCCATCATTTATGGCTGTAGCATAGCCGCCTATTGTCATTATTGGAGTACGCAGGTCGTGGGCGAAATCTGAGAGCATAAGGTTACGTTGGGCTTCAAAATCTTTTCGTTCCTGATCACGTTCTTTTTCCAAGATTTCTACCTGTTTGGTGACTATTGTTGCATATGTAAGTATGCCTATTATGACAGGCAGAGCCAGAAGGAAAATTGATAAAAGAATGAGGAATACGGCTGCGGATGTTCTAAATGAACCGAATATAAATGCGTTGTTGCCGGTTAAAATTCCCCAGATTAAATATGGAATGTTAGTGATTGATAAGGCGGATGATCCGGAGACTCCCATAAGCATCTGTATTAAAGGAAAAAATGCAAAGTTAACTATTGCGTTTAGAATTAATTCTATCGTGACAACTATTATAAGAATCAGGATCAGTCGTTTTATTAAAAAGCTTTTGAGTTTGTCCATGATAACCTCATATTTGAACTAATGTCTCTTTATTCTCAAAGTCGTGGATTTGTATATGAAATCCGTAGTAGGTGAGGGCTTTTGAATTAAAGCTGCAATGGTT
Coding sequences within it:
- a CDS encoding cysteine desulfurase family protein translates to MIYLDHAATTRPEPEVVEAMIPFLRDNYMNPSAFYQPAVRTRMQVEKARRSIAQFINAPYDSIVFTSGGTESDNWAIRMGAKISEDKGKHIITTKIEHPAVLNTVRFMEEQGYDVTYLDVDSTGRIDLDDLKSAIREDTVLISIMHANNEIGTIQPIEEIGKIAHEHGILFHTDAVQTFGHIKIDVSDCNIDLLSASAHKLYGPKGIGLLYIRDRKKFAKLLFGGSQELGLRPGTENVADIIGFAKAVEIAESAVESDHENQNALREELKSSILKEIPGAVINENEKEHLPGTLNVTFPSVSAETILIRLDMNGICASAGSACSAGALEPSHVLTSIGKSDDEAKRTIRFSIGRENTKDDIVKTVEVLKALLTPTS
- the mnmA gene encoding tRNA 2-thiouridine(34) synthase MnmA, with the protein product MKEKVVVGMSGGVDSSVCAWLLKEQGYEVIGATMQIWQSDECKIEKEGSCCGISAVEDARRVAECLDIPYYVMNFRQEFRRDVIDRFTGSYLKGLTPNPCIACNRYVKWGAFLERSREIGANFLATGHYARVEQLPNGRYSVRRSVTSEKDQTYVLYNLTQEELAHTLMPVGEYTKPQIRKFAEKLGLPVAHKKDSQDICFVEDGDYARFIKDETGSLGKSGVFKTTDGQVVGKHTGTVQYTIGQRKGLGVALGRPVYVTDINVESGEVILGSNDDLFSDVVYATDINHMGEEHFDENKTYTAKVRYSQTSVPCHVKYVDDNTIRIEFEEKVRAATPGQAAVVYDSEFIAGGGMIIRDNR
- a CDS encoding ABC transporter substrate-binding protein/permease translates to MKKKLFSVLAIIMMLSAAGCSSDNNSKVVESIDDLPGASIGVQLGTTGDIYASDYEAPEYGSTVERFNKVTDAVQALKQGKIDCVIADEQPAIASIENEASLVILDEPFALEDYAMVVAKDNDALLEDINGALAELQADGTVDSIIANYIGDATKGKSPYVIPEGTTYENGTLVVATNAAFKPYEFYEGNDIVGIDIDIIRAIGDKLHMNIEIEDMEFDAIINAVSSHKADVGIAGMTMTEERAKSINFSSPYVTSKQVMIVKGNNSSAVEASFIAKIKQNFVENDRWIYILSGLKNTLIIALCAVILGVFIGFLVGVVRVTHDKAGKLPILNTICKAYLTIIRGTPAMIQLLIIYYVVFQSVNVSKILVAVIAFAINSGAYVAEIMRGGIMSVDNGQTEAGRSLGLSYRQTMIYIILPQAIKNVLPALANEFITLIKETSICGYIGLMDLTRGGDIIRSQTYEAFLPLIAVAIIYLIIVEILTVLVGKWEKSLRKSER
- a CDS encoding amino acid ABC transporter ATP-binding protein, whose translation is MSGNVNDQILIEVKNLSKSFDDNSVLENVNLQIKKGEVVAIIGPSGCGKSTFIRTLNQLEKVSGGNIYLDGEDITSKEANINDIRRRVGMVFQHFNLFPHLTILNNLTLAPVKLGIMSKKEAEEKACELLKRVGLYDKKDAYPDSLSGGQKQRIAIARSLAMNPEVMLFDEPTSALDPEMVGEVLSLMKELADDGMTMAVVTHEMRFAREVADRVLFFDEKGIKEEGTPEEIFENPKSDRLKEFLSKVL
- a CDS encoding HAMP domain-containing sensor histidine kinase, with the translated sequence MDKLKSFLIKRLILILIIVVTIELILNAIVNFAFFPLIQMLMGVSGSSALSITNIPYLIWGILTGNNAFIFGSFRTSAAVFLILLSIFLLALPVIIGILTYATIVTKQVEILEKERDQERKDFEAQRNLMLSDFAHDLRTPIMTIGGYATAINDGMVKDDAQKKEYLTAIASKSKRMTELITLLFEYVRVGSAGFTLDRKKIDLHAFLTEIIANSYTDLEDAGMEVDINIPEDTFYISADELHLKRVIENLIINIIRHNPSGIKVGFEITKLAGVEFLAVADSGDAITKSEEELFEPFVKGEDSRSKNRGSGLGLSVAKQVMDMHGFEIHLKQPYKNYTKAFLLKFTESTNTY